tcctttctctctcctcccctgcATACAAACATCCCGCGGATCCTCCGATCTCCCACCCGAAATTCACATAGAAAGCAGAGAAAAAACTAACAATGTGTGGAATTTTTGCATACTTGAACTTCAATGTCAACAGAGAACGCCGTTACATTCTCGAAGTTCTCTTCAATGGCTTACGCCGTTTGGAGTATCGAGGTTACGATTCCGCTGGAGTTTCAATTGATTCTTCTCTTTCCTCTGATCTctccattctctctcctcctccccttGTTTTTCGCCAGGAGGGTAACATTGAATCCCTCGTTAAATCCGTCTATCAAGGTGAAATTCTTCACATTCTTGTTGATTTTGTGATGTTTTTAGTTGTGGGTGTTTTTGGGAGCTTTTTCTGGGTTTGAGGATTTTATGTTAACTGTTTTCTGTGCTTGAGTAGTAGTCTAATGGATTGGGAATTTCATCTATTTTCTGGGTGTGAATTGTTTGTTGCTTAGGATCATGGTAAAGAATTTAGATCATggggttttgaattttgtaatgTGAGAGTTTATTTAGAAAAATTAGTCTTAGGTGTTTTAGTGGTTGAAGTTTTTTTGTGTGTGGaaattatgattgttaatttagCAATTgaatcttgttttttttttttttttatcatataCAGCAGTTCTCTGGAGTGTATTTGTTTTAACTGTCAAATTGGTGCTTAAATTATGCGATTCTGCACAATGCAAATGTACATAACTGATACTACTGGCTGTCGAATTTTTGACATTGCATTTATTTGTTGCACTCGATTTCGCTTTAGCATGGAGAACGTCTTTATTTTGTGATCCATAGCAGGAATAAGAGAATGAACATGCAAATCTACTTCCTTTAGGATGTGGTAGCATTTCTAACTCTTAAAATAGCAATTTCGAATGTCATTGTTCATGTTCAATGGAATGGCCCTCATGTTGTGTGTGGTCGAGGAGGAGGGTGTGGGGGAGTAGGTAATTGTGAGCTGAGTGGCATCGCGTAATATTTCGATGAATTGTGCATTTTGTAACCTGTGGTAAATTCGCATATTACAGATGTTGCAGCCACAGAATTGAACCTAGAGGAGTCATTTTCTGTTCATGCTGGAATAGCCCACACTCGATGGGCGACACATGGTGAGCCTGCACCAAGAAATAGTCATCCACAGACCTCTGGTCCTGAAAATGAGTTTGTGGTTGTACATAATGGAGTTATTACTAACTATCAGGTCTATACCGAATTCTTTTTTAAGAGTCCTCTATGTACTTCACTATTGATTTCAAAATTGTAATTCTTGTATGCTTGTTTTTCATATGCTTCATTTTGTATACAAGGCTTCGTCACCTCTTGTTCCTGAAGTTTTGTCAAGCTCAACTTTTGGCTTATGAAAGGTTTATTTCCCCCAAAACAGAACAACAATGTCAATAGCTTGAATGCTTGATCTTTTTAAGGGGACATTCACTGCAGTCAATTCTAGTGGAATTGCTAGGATCTGATTAAAGCTTTTCTTCTATGAGAACTGTAGAGTAAATTTCATCATAGAATGAGCCAAGTAGCATTAGGTGTTTCTTTCTGTTACCAATGCATACTTACTTCTTACtttgtttatgtttcttttGCATGTTTAGGTATTAAAAGAAACTCTACTTCGACATGGTTTCACATTTGAATCTGATACTGATACTGAAGTAATACCGAAGCTTGCTAAGTATGTTTTTGACAAAGCAAATGAAGGAGAAGGTATGTATTCCTTTTGAATTGGTTGATATGGTGATTAAACGTACTACTGTTTTAATTTTGTGGATTCCCAGCCATATCCTGCAGTTGAGACTTGAGACTTTTGAAGTTTTAAATAATGAGTTGTGTTTGACCTTTTGCATTATAGGATTGATTTTTAGCAGAACtttcctctctttttttttgggggggggggggggggtgtttgGGATCGTGGACATGTGGTTAAGGGGGTGAGAGTGGGGTGGCCGTGTGTTTGAACTTTTTACTCTGCATTACGTttcagtatctcccagaaactATGCATCCTCTTTAAAATGTTTGATTCTTACTCATCCCTTCTTTtcacctcttacacattttaaAGTGAATGGATGATTCAAATCTCAATGAATATGACCCCCTTTTTAAAATATAGTTTGTTAGTCCATGACACGGTTAATTTGAGGAACATATTAATCAAATAACAAATCACCTGAATCTATCATATCacacttttctttttgcagCAGAGAACACAATCTCATTCAGTGATGTTGTCCTGGAGGTTATGCGGCATCTTGATGGAGCATATGCACTTATTTTTAAAAGCAGACATTATCCAAATGAGTTGATTGCTTGCAAACGTGGTGGCCCACTGCTTCTTGGTGTCAAAGTAAGTCAAAAATGCAGTTATGTTGTGTAAAGTGGTTTGACTTTACCAAGGAGCCCCTACACATGTCTCTTTGTTATTTATGTCATGGAGTgtgttattaaaaatataagtgGCAAATGTATCCGTTTATCATTTATTTCATAGATTTATGTTGTCAATATATGAATTAACAAACCTAAGAACATTCGTctcaaatgaaaaaaaaaacataatcaaATATGCAGATTATAAGGATGTAAAGGAAGATTTTGATTTATAAACCGGTAATTACAGAAAAGCAATGGATATTCAAGCATTTAAGAAGCTTGATTCTCTCCCAATGAACTCTTAAAAGCTCAGCAAAACTCTCCACAATATAACATTCAATATGATGCAATATCCTTGCAAACTCAACCAGTAAATCAGAATAGCAAGCACAGCAATGGTAGAGGAAAGTGGGAGATTTGATTAACTAAACTCAAGGTACGGATAATACAACCAAGTAGCTTTAGGCTACCAATCTCCAAGGCTGTAACTTTAGGTTACATTTCTCTAAAGGCTCTAGAAATTACACAATGTCTTTCCTCTCTCTTTTCTGTTCTATTTATGCACTTGGTAGTTCATTTCACTAAGACAGAAAACCTGAGGAAATTGAGGATACCGTTTCTTCTTTAGTTAGACAGTGCAAGAAGAACTTGGCATTTTCATTCCCTGGTTTCCTATTTTTAAATAGGGACTAGGGACAATCTTGTTTGATGTTCTCTAAGCTTGAGctttttatattttgaaatGCATAAATATGTTCTGTCATGTGTAATCTCTGATTCTCTTCATTGATGTTCACCATGCTGTACAGCTGTAGATAGATCGAACTTTAAGAAATTATTCCTTTGTTTAGCATTTAAGAAAAAAGAAGTTTATTTTTCGTAGTGTTGGGTGTCTCACCCTATCAAACAGATAGTTTTGTCATAATGAGATACTTGGCGTCTGGAACAGATATCATGGTCGTGTTATTACTGTTTAGCTGATATAAGTTTTGGCATCACGTGAAATTTGGTCTTTCATATTTACGTTTCCTCGGAAAATACTTTGACATAATTGAGTCAGGTGCACATTGATTCTTGATAAATGGAAATTTTCTCTATTCCTCTTTCAAGGACCTCACATTCTGCTCCTTACCACTCGCTTGTTTGTATGATGCTTGCATCGATGCTTGCATCGATGCTTGCATCAGCTTCATTCTTTTCGATAGCATTGGTTATTTTAATTGGGGTTTATTGGTACTCTTACATCAACTCCAATTGTATCCATTATTGGCGTAGGGTCATATTAAAACTGTAAAACTTTGGTGTATTTTGATCAGTGCTTAAAATCAGGTTGAGTTTATTCGTCCTATCTTATGGTAGGTAGAATCAGTGTATCGTAGATTCTTGTCTTGAGTGCATAATTCTTCCTCATGTTACCACTAACTGAATCAGGAACTTTACTTATTCAGGAACTAACAGAAGATGTGATTACTGGAGCATCATTTCCTGACTTCAAAATTTTGAGCAACGGGCAGCCAAAAGAACTTTTTCTTTCAAGTGATCCTAACGCTCTTGTTGAGCACACGAAGAAGGTTTTGGTCATTGAGGATGGTGAAGTAGTTCATATAAAGGTACTTCTGTGGTTATTATTGTGATATTCAAGTGTTACATACGAATAGTTACTTAGGGAAGCATGCATTTTCACCACTTCCATTGTATAGCGTTAGAGCTTGGTCATATTGAAATTTTAAACTTGGTGGTCAGATTGAAACGCTCTAAAGAACGACTTCATAAGGAAAGAGGGCCTTGAAGGGTCTTGATTTCTATATTTAACGTACAATGCATAGTTAATGTGCATATGGCTGAGGACATCTCTGGTCATGAAGAAATACTTTCAAGGAAGCTTGGCCTTGGAAATATTAATTGAGTTTATCAGTATTTAAGTGCCTTATGAAGTATCTTGTAAAAAATTCATACTTCTGAATTTCAATAGGTCCATGATAATGATTTAGGCCATGTTCAGTTCACCTATTTTCACTTATATCaggaaaaataatttcagataagataagttcagcaaaaataagggctggccaagtacaattttaactaaataagttttgataagttacaataagttcaggaaaattaagtgaaaatcaggtgaataaaaTGCACTCTTAGTCTATCTTCGTCATTCTTTGCATGGTTGGACCTCTATATTGCTCCTTTTTGAGGTATTTGTATGTCTTAGTCGCTGAGGAGATGTAGACAAAGAATCCATCAATGTTCCTAATTGTGTTTAAACATTGATTTCTCAATTTAGCGAATGCATGCTCAAGTTCGGAATTGTGGTTTTACTTTGTATTTCTTGGAACTTTTTCAGGACGGAGGGGTGACTATTCTCAAGTTTGACAATGAGAAAGGAAAGAGTAGTGGCGCTATATGCCGCCCTTCTTCTGTGCAACGAGCACTATCCATTCTTGAGATGGAAGTTGAACAAATTAACAAAGGAAAATATAAACATTATATGCAAAAGGAGATTCATGAACAACCAGAGTCCTTGAGAACAACAATGAGGGGAAGGCTTATTCGTGGAGGTTCTTGCAAAGCCAAATCTGTCCTGTTGGGTGGAATCAAAGACCATCTAAAAACTATCAGGCGAAGCAGGcgtattctttttattggatGTGGTACAAGTTACAATGCTGCTCTAGCCGCTAGACCCATTTTGGAAGAACTTTCTGGTTAGTATATGGTGCTTTGTGCTTTTAGGTTTTTCTTTGAATTGTTGTATCAGTTTGTATATTTGACCATGCTGCTTCGTTTGTCAGGGGTTCCTGTTACAATGGAAATTGCTAGTGATTTGGTTGACAGGCAGGGACCTATATATAGGGAAGATACAGCTGTCTTTGTTAGTCAGTCTGGTGAAACTGCTGATACCTTGCAAGCTCTGGAATATGCTTTAGAAAATGGGGCTCTGTGTGTTGGTATAACTAATACAGTTGGGAGTGCAATTGCCAGAACCACGCATTGTGGTGTGCATATAAATGCTGGGGCTGAAATTGGTGTGGCAAGTACTAAGGTATATTCACATATCTACTATCTGATTTCAATCTGTTGTCCAGTTTCCTCTCTGAATCTGACTGTCAGAGTTATTTATTATGAGCAGGCATACACAAGTCAAATTGCTGTGATGGCTATGTTAGCTCTAGCAATTGGTGACGATACTATCTCTAATCAAGGCAGAAGAGAAGCCATAATCGATGGTTTATTTGAACTCCCAAGTACGTTTTACATCCTGTCTATTTACATTATTTTTACCTTTGTTAATGATTCTGTTTGTAGGCCGTTTTGAAAGTCTACCTATCCCGTGACATTAACAGAATTCATGCTGATTCAATATTTGCCCCCTTTCTCATATATATACTAGAATGCTACCCATTCACCATGTATATGGTTgagtaaaatattaattttgtgaaTTGCAGGTCGGGTAAAAGAGGTGCTTCAACTTGACCATGATATGGAGGAACTTGCTCAACAACTAATTGATGAGCAATCACTTCTTGTTTTTGGAAGAGGTTACAACTATGCAACCGCTTTAGAAGGTGCTTTGAAAGTGAAGGAGGTCTCTCTGATGCACAGTGAAGGAATACTTGCTGGTGAAATGAAACATGGTCCATTGGCTCTTGTTGACGAAAACCTTCCTATCGTCGTGATTGCTACTCGTGATGGTTGCTTCAGGTTAGTCTTCCAAGTTGTCCAAAGGATAATCATTAACTGGATCCCCCCTTCTCCTAGACTATTctcatttcattttttgttattgttcttatcttttttcttttttcatggTGTTGAAGTTATAAAATCTGTTTTGTATATTCTTACAGCAAGCAACAGTCAGTAATTCAGCAACTTCATGCTCGTAAAGGGCGTCTAATTGTGATGTGTTCAAAAGGTGACGCAGCATCTGTCTGCCTAGGTGGCTCATGTCGTGTAATTGAAGTTCCCCAGGTTTCAGACTGCCTTCAGCCTGTGATTAACATAATTCCATTACAGGTAAAGAAAATACTCATTCAGCTCTCTTTGACACGGGATAGTTCATTACACAAAGCCTGAAAGCCATTACCATTTTCTTAAATTTGTTATAAAAGTGTGCTGCTTCAGAAGTTTAAAGTAATCATCAGTCTATTTGTCTACCTCTTCCGTCTCCCCCCTCACCACAGGCTGTGGTTTTATCATCTCCGTAAATCATCTTTGTAGTTGAATGGAATTTGGAATGTATAGCTAGTTGGTGAATAATCATGAAATTTGCTGTATTATTGCGTTTAACACTAGATTGCATTTTCCTTGCAGCTATTAGCTTATCACCTGACAGTATTGCGAGGCTTCAACGTTGATCAACCTAGAAATTTGGCGAAAAGTGTGACGACGCAGTAGTTAGAATTTGTAGTTTTGTACAGAAAGAGGCTCTGAAATGTTGTTTGTTCAATCTCCAGAGTGTTTCCTGACGGTGGCGATGTAAGTTCTGTTCTGATGCACTATTTTAGATTGAGTGTAAAATCTGAGTTATTTTTTGTAAAAAGTTGTCTACACAATTAATTCTAAATCTGAGGTTAAGTAGCTTAAAATGGTTCTCAGCAATGTATACGTGTGTCCTTTTCTGTATGAGAACTGGATAACAATAGTTTCAGCACAAAGTTAAGTTACAGGCGTTTCAACATCAGTCAGTCGATTCGAAGAATGATACGGAGTTGTCTTGAGAAAGACTCACTTTGTCCTTGTGCCTGTTGTGAGTTTGTGATGAGAAAAGAGATCGTTTCCCATTGATTTTTTAGCTGATATGCAATTATTATAACGggtagacctggttatcgggcgggtcgggtcagggttggtgcgggtcaaaagagggtcgggtattaaaagggtcatttttaACGGGttgataatgggcgggtcaatagcgggtcgcgggtcaatagcgggtcattagtgggcgggtcaataaacgagcaatgaaaaatgaaaaacaaaagagccatgtgcaaatacaagtgaatacgaagctatatacgtaattttttgtatcattactattttaattttcaaaataatcgTAGTATAAGTTAGACcttataatgaccctgtccaataaagatcctgtccaataagagccctgcccaataaaagccaTTTACTACGTATTTCGATATTTGGGCTTTTGGTATTGTTCTTGAGAATTATGTTGTAACATTGAATATTGAGATCATGTTGTCAATCGTAGGATTCGGAGGTGCAAATAAGCGCAGAATTTTGTACTATCTGGTGTTAAATAATACATGGTGACTTTTCTAGTTTAGTGGTCGACTCTTTCTTACGAGCATTAGTATTACTCTGTATTAGGGGTAACTTAAATTTCTCATGAATGACAACTGACAATTTTTGTGTGAGATCGTCTTACtaaaaagaccactttgattgcttaactaattagttccaacgcttaactaattagttttagtgtttaactaattaattcattgcttaacttagaTGACACCAAGGTAGTCTTTTGTGTATGACCGcctaatataaaagtttgtaaatgaCAATCGACACGTGTCACTTCTTGGTGCAAATTTTTCCCCTAAAAAATCtctactttatttttattttattttattttatatctttctttatTTACTGTTTATAtatgtatggaaaaaaatatGAAGTATTTGTTTATAGATTATGGAAATAATATATCTCTCATAACAATAATTTGCTAAAtaattttttggtaatattttagttaaatcaacatattaatatatcgattattttggtcaaattggcATATAAAAGATGTAATCGTAGCAGACGGAGATTGTAATTTACATATTAGATGATTAAAGATTTATTAAATATGCCCTAACTGTAGGGGATAAATATGTTAGTCAAATATATTATAGAAAAAATTAGTCAAGTAATTATAAAATATGCATGTGTGCATGCACGAGTCTTAATCTAGTTATAAGTTATTTAAATGAGCTTCAGCTAAGACTTACCGAGGATAAAGAAAACGAAAATGGTAAGATTAACATTTTTGGTTAATTATATTGAACCCATTTATAATTAAGACACCTAAAAAAGAGTTAGCAATTAATCACTCAAACGTACTCCCAAGTTATAttctattttattttccttGTTGGGAGACATAGAATTCCTTAGGaataatttcataaaaaaaaaatcaatagaaTTTGGTTCTAGAAGTATTGGGTAGAGGTGTTCCAGCAAGGAAATGTGAGATCAAAGAAAGAGCCCTAAGAGGTTGAAAGCTAGGCACTTGATGTCCTGCTCCTCTTACTGTTGCAAATGTTAAATTCCCTTGATATTCTTGTGTGTATCCTCCTACCTCTCCCTTTATAAACCAAGGATGCCATTTTGTCTTTATTGGAACTCCCATTTTATTTATGGATGCCCTTGTTGAAGATACTGGTATTCTTCCATCCGTGTCACCACTGCATCATATTCACATGTAATTACATCATATCTTCATTAGGTCAATATAATTATATTTCAACCACAAATCATGCATGCTCTAACAATCCATATATCGTGGGATTTTGAATTCATTTCACAACCCAACTTTAACACATGAACGTAACTATGATTCACAAATTAATTTAATGTGCAAAGACATCTTCTAGCTAGCTTAATTGGCACAATCCATCAAAGGTTAAAAAaagcatatatatataatcatAGCATATCATAAAAAATGATGGTTAAATCAATATAATAATTACCTAAAAATCCATACACGAAGGCCCTTTGCCATAATTTCCTTTAGAAGAGGGATAACTGTTGATGGACTGTCTCCCCATTTACTGATAACCGCACTGCAAAATTACATCAttcattattattataattattataaccCATTATAAGTTATATACTTGATAATTTAAGCACTTTCCACAGATTCATATTCTCAATAGGGAATATATATATGCAATAAGACTAGCTAATATACCAAACTAGATCGATGTAGATTAATTTTATTACCTGCAAGGCTGCCAATCATAAAAGAGGTTGGTCACATTTGCATGAAGAGCCTTTTGGACCTCAGGGTTGTTCATGTAAGCAGTCACATAATGGTCACTACATGGATCCAAATCATGCTACACATACCCaacaattaaaaattaaaaattaaaaattaaaaattaaaaattaaaaaattaaaaaattattagCGAATGGGGTCTGATCTGATCGAATTGGAGACTTACAGTGAGCTTCTTGGATTTGAGAGTAAGATTAGTGGAATGACAGACAGGAGCATAAATGTTGTAAACATCCAAGTATTGTATATCTATCTCTACTTGATCCGCGGCTGAATTGCATTCTATTTTCTGGTTGTTCGCATTTGGACTGAAATTGCAGTGCTTCATTACATCATTTCTTACTTCGTCTGATATTATTGCATGTGTCCAGAAATACTCGTACATTTCCTTCAAGTCTGTCTCATCATTTATCACTGCATTTCCCatcttcattttttattcatataccaatataattaattagttagttaTAATCACTCAAATATACAGTAGAAAATCAATAACATCATTAAAACGCGCGTACATGAACAACAACGTAACCATCTATATACAATGTTTATTTAGAAAATTACAAATTCTTGTACGTAAAATACTATTTGATGTCAAACCGCATGATACATCACCCTCACCTAACTAGCTAGAATTCTAATTGAGCATGATTTGACAGTTAAGTACGTAAGTGTCTCACATTCTTacaaaaagagaaaggagtTAAAAATTAAAGAGTTAAAACTAGGCTAGGTTGAATATTGGGTTTTGGGTTCCAAAAAATCTTTGAGACAAAATTCCAAAGTGTAAATCCCAACATTAGACATCCAAATTCCAAAGATGTTGCCATTAAAACAGCACATGTTTTATTGGGTGAATGTCAGAGATTTTTGTTAGTGGGAAAAGGCATCTCAACTTGTTTCTCAAGTCAAACCCTTAATTATCACTTAAGCAATCCACATGGCCGGCCTTGGGTTTCAATTATTAAGGCCAAATTCCCAATTATTGCAAAATTGATCcatttatatgtatatatgCAAAGTACATTTGTACTCTATAGTCGTCAATTAAATCACGTAAAAGTTAATTAACACACCTAGCTATACTAGCTTGTGTATAAAATTAAAGAAAGAAGTACGATGATGAAATTAGTATGTATAAGTACGAGGGCgaggaagagaaagaaaagaaacgTACAATGATGCCCTTGAGGTTGATGATGGTACTTTTAGGCTTGGTGTTGTGTTGAAGAATAGCATGAGCAAGTTGAGGAACATAATGTCCAGCATAACTTTCACCGGAAATGTAGAAATCTCTGCCTTTATATTCGGGGAATCTCTCGAGCCAATTCAATAAAAATACGTAATTATCTTCAGCTGTTTTAGTGTCGCCGTTTGTATCATAATCTGATGTTGTGTTTGAGTACGAAAATCCAACTCCAACCGGGGACTCCAAGAACAAAACATTGGCAACTACACAAATTTAATTTACATTTTTCAAGTTTTGTAGCGTTAAATTATCGAATTTAAAGACGGGTATTAAGATATAATACCGTGATTCCATGCAAATTTGTTCCTGTATAATTCTTTGCCCGTACTTTTAACTCGGAATGGACCTAACTCTTCCATAGCTCCGTAAGCCAAAGAAGAACAACCGGGGCCTACGCAAAAATAAATAATGTACTTAATATATCAATCAACTACTACGTAAGTTTTAGTACAATCCGTTGTTAGTTTGTCACTCTCTCGTTACAAAATTAGTTGTCACTTTATCTCAATCACTCAAATATGACCacagtttttttgtttttttaaaaaaacacaaAGTAAAATAACTTTacaaacactacaagaatttgtatctttaacgacaacctaattacgacgggttaaaaattccgtcgcaaaagccttttgcgacgggactaacaaccaaacaatgatgggagtaaccgtcgcaaatgtcttttacgacggatttaacgggattttctattaacgacggcccccctTTCATGACGGGTTcgtgacaggaaatcccgtcgttaatcaacgattataggcctttcgcgacgggatttcccgtcattaatagtacaatttcttgtagtgaaaagGTGaaggatttttaattattttgtgcgACTCCGTATTTAAGTGAAGGGAATATATGCCAGATTTATAAAACGGTACGAGTATTTTCCAAGAGTTTGTAATAGGAAATATATGTATAGTATCGATGTGTCCCTATACGATATTCGTTAAGTTGTTTTTATTGGACAGATTAATCTAGTCGACCGTACATCCAAAATATCATTATTTCTCATATTATGTCCTTATGCGAAATTCATTAATGTATTTGAGCGTA
This sequence is a window from Spinacia oleracea cultivar Varoflay chromosome 1, BTI_SOV_V1, whole genome shotgun sequence. Protein-coding genes within it:
- the LOC110803885 gene encoding glutamine--fructose-6-phosphate aminotransferase [isomerizing] 1 isoform X2, with amino-acid sequence MCGIFAYLNFNVNRERRYILEVLFNGLRRLEYRGYDSAGVSIDSSLSSDLSILSPPPLVFRQEGNIESLVKSVYQDVAATELNLEESFSVHAGIAHTRWATHGEPAPRNSHPQTSGPENEFVVVHNGVITNYQVLKETLLRHGFTFESDTDTEVIPKLAKYVFDKANEGEENTISFSDVVLEVMRHLDGAYALIFKSRHYPNELIACKRGGPLLLGVKELTEDVITGASFPDFKILSNGQPKELFLSSDPNALVEHTKKVLVIEDGEVVHIKDGGVTILKFDNEKGKSSGAICRPSSVQRALSILEMEVEQINKGKYKHYMQKEIHEQPESLRTTMRGRLIRGGSCKAKSVLLGGIKDHLKTIRRSRRILFIGCGTSYNAALAARPILEELSGVPVTMEIASDLVDRQGPIYREDTAVFVSQSGETADTLQALEYALENGALCVGITNTVGSAIARTTHCGVHINAGAEIGVASTKAYTSQIAVMAMLALAIGDDTISNQGRREAIIDGLFELPSRVKEVLQLDHDMEELAQQLIDEQSLLVFGRGYNYATALEGALKVKEVSLMHSEGILAGEMKHGPLALVDENLPIVVIATRDGCFSKQQSVIQQLHARKGRLIVMCSKGDAASVCLGGSCRVIEVPQVSDCLQPVINIIPLQLLAYHLTVLRGFNVDQPRNLAKSVTTQ
- the LOC110803885 gene encoding glutamine--fructose-6-phosphate aminotransferase [isomerizing] 1 isoform X1; protein product: MCGIFAYLNFNVNRERRYILEVLFNGLRRLEYRGYDSAGVSIDSSLSSDLSILSPPPLVFRQEGNIESLVKSVYQDVAATELNLEESFSVHAGIAHTRWATHGEPAPRNSHPQTSGPENEFVVVHNGVITNYQVLKETLLRHGFTFESDTDTEVIPKLAKYVFDKANEGEAENTISFSDVVLEVMRHLDGAYALIFKSRHYPNELIACKRGGPLLLGVKELTEDVITGASFPDFKILSNGQPKELFLSSDPNALVEHTKKVLVIEDGEVVHIKDGGVTILKFDNEKGKSSGAICRPSSVQRALSILEMEVEQINKGKYKHYMQKEIHEQPESLRTTMRGRLIRGGSCKAKSVLLGGIKDHLKTIRRSRRILFIGCGTSYNAALAARPILEELSGVPVTMEIASDLVDRQGPIYREDTAVFVSQSGETADTLQALEYALENGALCVGITNTVGSAIARTTHCGVHINAGAEIGVASTKAYTSQIAVMAMLALAIGDDTISNQGRREAIIDGLFELPSRVKEVLQLDHDMEELAQQLIDEQSLLVFGRGYNYATALEGALKVKEVSLMHSEGILAGEMKHGPLALVDENLPIVVIATRDGCFSKQQSVIQQLHARKGRLIVMCSKGDAASVCLGGSCRVIEVPQVSDCLQPVINIIPLQLLAYHLTVLRGFNVDQPRNLAKSVTTQ
- the LOC110803887 gene encoding serine carboxypeptidase-like 40; its protein translation is MEEINPKSTTILVISTLFLFPLFINAKSQNAHLTKLYKAKYHGSTSNDNIDKKPYDTMLVDGIVNKRHKEHHQHHHRLRRRRDHQKELKERDRIVKLPGQPPVNFSQYGGYVTIDTKAGKAFYYYFVEAPITTTNKNNNSLPLLLWLNGGPGCSSLAYGAMEELGPFRVKSTGKELYRNKFAWNHVANVLFLESPVGVGFSYSNTTSDYDTNGDTKTAEDNYVFLLNWLERFPEYKGRDFYISGESYAGHYVPQLAHAILQHNTKPKSTIINLKGIIMGNAVINDETDLKEMYEYFWTHAIISDEVRNDVMKHCNFSPNANNQKIECNSAADQVEIDIQYLDVYNIYAPVCHSTNLTLKSKKLTHDLDPCSDHYVTAYMNNPEVQKALHANVTNLFYDWQPCSAVISKWGDSPSTVIPLLKEIMAKGLRVWIFSGDTDGRIPVSSTRASINKMGVPIKTKWHPWFIKGEVGGYTQEYQGNLTFATVRGAGHQVPSFQPLRALSLISHFLAGTPLPNTSRTKFY